ATATGGAACGTCCACAAGTTTGGATAGCCATTGGGCGTACACGTGTCTCTGCGTCATTGGATGACCCATGATCAGCCACTGTACTCCTCTGCGTGGAACTGATCCTGATGGTTCCTCCATATCGTCCTCATAGTCGTAATCAAAGTGAGCTGCAACAGCTGAACCGTAGGCCCGAACCGACTTGCTTGAAGCAGCCCGAAGAAATGTTCGGGCGGAAACTCCGAGGAAGCTCAACATTGCCATGGCGTGTGGGAGATGTAAATGGTGGTGGTTTATAAAATGGAAATGATGCTGAAAATGTGTAGGATTTAGGTGGATGGCATGAATCAAAGGAGTTGACCAAGAATGTTTTCACTAGACTCGGTCTTACCACTCCCATTTTCTTTCACCTATCAAATTAGTCGTTTAACAaaatggattttattcttttaatttatttttcacatggacatatttataattatattgaaataaaacaCATTTTGTAATCTTAACTTATAATTacaattctttaaaatttaaagttaaaatcaataaacatattcaaattgaaaaataatcatataaataaattgatggTGGGCGAGGGGCATGTGCATTGTAAATGACATGTGGACCTCCTGGAATATTATTGTGTTTAAAttggtttaatttttaaaaaataaaagaaaagtaaaagcagaaaaaatcaatcaaagTCGCCCACCGTGGGGCTCGAACCCACGACCACAAGGTTAAGAGCCTTGCGCTCTACCAACTGAGCTAGACGGgcttattaataaatttatcgCTTCTATTAATATCAATTAAACACTATGATCAGGTTAACGATTATTTAATggttttatgaaaaaaaaattatattgaattatcaattcaatgttgattttttaatattggGTTAACCGATAacctattaaaaatataataatttactattGTAACTTTTAATCATACATAACTAACtgtcaaacaaaaattattaatataattattatattagactatgactataAGGACACTACGCAATTAACATTATTTAACTCTGCTCACTCCATTTAATTTTAGGTTGTAGTATTATTTGTAGTACTATTATAGTCTTCGTTCACAATGTCAAAACTTAAAGATCTAAAAATAGTTAGGGTTCGCAATAACGACAACAAGGGTTAAAGCGATAACTAGGGTTGTGAATTGACTCAATGAGTAATttgatttctctcttttctaTTTCATGCGACATTGTTGAATAAGTCATATATTAGCGATTTCTTAATGGTTAAACTAAAATCAAGACCAAAAATCGATAACAAATATCttattgattttgataattaattatttaaaaataaaaaatcaattaatcaaacaGAAAATACTCAAAACTTAATTGAACTGACTGACACCCTAATTCCACTtgctaaaaaatattataagagcttcgagaaaagataaaaagttattaaaaaaaagaattgctTGGACTTTGAACTATTATTCCTCGTTTGGATTTCCTAGTCTCCTTCCCCGTGACTTGGTACATTAGAATCAGCTTCTTTCTAGGTTTCTTCCCAAATCATCTGTTAAACCGAATCAACCGTGCACACCTGAAAGTCCTGCCTACAATTTCCATCGGTTGCCCTTACGCATGCCACGCGGATTCAGCCGCGCTCAATTATATATAACGTCCTTACCAATTCTACTCTTGCAACCTTTCTATTTGCACCAAAACATTATACTACATCATATTTCTTCATGGCAGAATGCAAACAGCACCAACGCCTATTTGACCGTTTTGATGAGAACAGAGACGGGAAAATATCTGCCGAGGAGCTTCAACAGTGTGTGCATTTGATTGGCAAAGACATGTCATATGAGGAAGCAAAGGCTGCTGTTGAGCATAATGATACAGACAATGATGGCTTGTTGGATTTTGAAGATTTTGTGAGATTAATTGAAGGTGGAAGTGAAGAAGAGAAGGCGCACGAGTTGAAGGAGGCGTTCAAGATGTATGAAATGGAAGGGTGTGGATGCATAACGCCGGAGAGTTTGAATAGAATGCTTTCTAGATTGGGAGAATCAACAACAATTGATGAATGCAGAGGAATGATTTGCCGCTATGATATTGATGGCGACGGTCTCCTTAATTTTCATGAGTTTGAGATCATGATGCGTTGCTAGTACTCGTCACTCAACTAATACTTATTACTATCTCTATCTCATAAAGTGATCACTCTTCAGTTAAGACACCTAGTTGCTACTTTGTCTCATTCTTTTGTTTCTGCTTTATTTGATTCTTCCATTCTTTCAGTCTTTAATTGGTTGATCACTCATTCTTTCTGTATATTCTAAAACCAGGTTACATGTGTTTATTTGTAATTTCTCCATTAATACCCATATTTTGTGCTTTACATGTTTGTAACACTACTACTATGATTAATGATCTGTAATATACGTTTCATTTTACCTTTGGGGTGTCCTTTGATTCAACAACTTTGTATTAAAAAGTCGAACATATATTGAGAAATGAACTAAAAATTGATCGACAAAAGTAGCTACATAAGAAGATGACTATTGATTAAAAGTAACTATATAGTTACTCAAGTACATACTATTTACAAGTAACAGTAATAATATGCAGAATAAACTCTCTTCTCCTATTTTGCCTTGAGTACATAGGAAATCCAGAAATTATGACTCATAAAAACCTTACAACAAGTTAAACACTGGCCAGTTTACAATTCACAGAATCACATGGTAGTACTGGTGGCTTCAGCCTTGAACAAAGGTTTGCAAGAGCTTTCGGAGATTATGAGTTGCTCCTCCCCTTCCAGTAATTTTTCTTCAACCAATCTTGACAACTTCTTCACAATTTCACCAGCGTTTGGTCTTAATGACGGCTCTTCCTCCACACATGCTCTAGCCAAATTTGCCAATGCCACTGCTGCATCAAATGAATAATTCTCTCCCAACGCGCTGTCCACCCATTCCCTTAGCTCATCCGCATTCTCTGACTCCAAAATAACCTTCATTTTCTCAGAGAGGGCAACTTCATCTTCTCCTTCAGTAACATTTCTAATTCTTATAGGTGTTTGGCCTGATAACACCTCAAGTAATATCACCCCGAAAGCAAAGATATCAATGCTCGGGGCAATGATTTGTTGTTTAAGACACTCTGGAGCCAGGTAACCTTTTGCAACATCATCTTCAACACATCGAGCCATACCAAAATTACCAACTTTAGCCTTGAACTCTTCATCAAGAAGTATGTTCCGGCTCTTTATATTTCGATGAACATAAACAGGATCCATGATATGGTGCATAAATTGCAAGGCAGTGGCTACATCTAAACAGATCCTTAGCCTCTGATTCCATGTCAAGAAACAATCACATGAAGCaatgaattgatttttcattGCTAGACCACCATGAAGCCAGTCCTTCAGTGAACCATTTTTCGCGTATTCAAACACCAAGAATGAATCAGGACCCTCTGTAACACACGTCCCTAAGAGCCTAATGATATTTGGGTGATGATGAATTGCATCATTGAATAGCCCGAAATCTATTTTTGAGATATTGCTAGTCTCCATCTGTTTGATTGCCAAATTTTTACCACTGATACGGCCATGGAATACAGAATCCTGGATAAGATTCGAGGAATCAAATTCCTCTGTTGCCTTCTTTATCTCCTCAATAGTATAGGTCTCAACGAATAACTTATGTGGTGTGGCATCAATAATCTGACCATCAAGATCATTTTGAGACCCATCGAATGAAACTTTCTTTTCGCTCGTAGTTCTCACACTCAAACTTAACTTTTGTAGCTCCGTATCTCTTTCCTTACTCAAAATATCCCCTTTCCTCTTgagaaaataaaacaagaaaactgCTGGAAGCGCAACAATCGCCACGAAGACAACCAAAGCAACAGCAATATAAACTCTCATCATCCGCATTTTGGTCTTCTTCTTATGTATTTTTGATGAAGCAACACTTGCTGCTGGATATCCCAAATTCGGTTGCTGAGGTTTCGTGAATGATCCAAGTTTGGGTTTACCTGTTGATACATGATATAATTAAGTAACCAAGGAGGCATGTTGAGAcataaataatgtaattaaatgTTACCTTCGAGTGGGATCAAAAGTGTTGAAGCTGGTGAAAGTCCATTAGTTCTAAAACTAGCTCCTTGTGATCTTCGATTGACATCAATTATTCTATCAACAGTCGTATTGAAGCTGATTGCCAAGGCTGCAATCGTATCGCCTTGCTTCACAGGGTATGAGAGAAGAAGTTTCGTCCGCAGACTAATTTCTTGTGGAGAAGGACAAGCACATCTCAATGGAATCGATAAGAGAGTTTTCTCAGAGAGACCCCAAGGAGTAACATTTGGATTTTTCTCCTGAATTGCTTTACAAGTCGTTAAACCTTCCAAAGATTGAGCAATGCTGTAAAAGCTCTCACCTTTAGTGGTGGTTTTCCTTAGCTCTGATTCAAAGAAACCACCAATGCATTTACAATCTAATGGAATTATTAAAGGCTGATCAGTTGCAAGAAACTCTGTATCTGGAGAAAATCCATTTGCTTCTCGGAGAAGGTATTGATTGATACCTAAATAAGAGCTCAGATTGAAAAGCGAGTCGTATAATGAATTAGTCCGAAGAATCCCAAACGTCCCGCATTGTAACAGATGCACGTTACGGTCACATCGATAGCCAGAAGCAGATGGAGATTTGGAATCGCAGCTTAATAAGTCCTCTCCAAGAGCAGAAAGAgtaataaatagaaagaaaaatacgAAAGCCCAGAATTGAAAAGCGACTATCATAGTTTAACTAATTGAGTGAAGGACCACTCTATGGCAGGGCATAAAAAGGTTGGTCTATGGCAGGGCAAAGAAATGAATATTTTGGATCTGTACAAATCGGCGTATATAAAGTAGAATATTTCGGACAAGAATCTTGGATGCTAcaattcttatttatatttttgagtcTGCACTACTCTTTGAGATTGTTTGGAAACTATGCTCGTGTTAATAATGTTGTATTAGTTATTTCATCTTCTACTCAGCATAAACTAATACATCAATTCACTCCTATTAGTTACGTGGATTTCTAAAATTACAAATCAAGCGTCATATGAATTTTATAACTCCAATAGCTACCAAACAACCCCTATGTACATTTGAAATGGCTATCCGTCATGATTATCCCCTCAACCACCTTAACATATTCTTTTTGGTTTTTGAaactttgtatttatttatgcGCATACATGAACTGGGAAAAAGGTCATCTTGCCTTGGAAGAATATTGAGCAACAAGTGAATGTACAAACATTGGGGTAAGGAAAGCAAATGAAAATCTGTTAAAAGTTTAGAAAACCAAGTTACTAGTAAATTAATTGACCAGTGGGGCGGTCGGGAAGACCCCTCGTATGGCTAAATATTTGTTTGTCAATTGTTATAGGAGAAGAGAGGGAGGGGGGTAGCTGATGAAATTTTCTATATTGAATTCAGCACATTGGAAACAGTTATATgtataaagaaaaacaagaaggGTTAACCAGGTAACcgaaaaatcaaattttggcaGAATggtaaataacatattttacattatgttatgttattttacgttttttttaatttttatcctttcaattttaatatcttttaatttataaatgaaaaaaagattaatttttattttaaaataaaagaatattatagactttttaaatttctgGTTAAATTTTCTGACCATTTAGCATTATTACGTAATAGGGTATTAGGTTAGTATCTGAGTGGTTGTTTGTGTGCAGGAGACGAATTACGGCAGTAGGTAGTTGAGTGTCTCAACATCCGATCATATTGGTAGTTGTAGTATTTCactaatagtttttttttccttcagtTATTATATTACTAAATGTGTTTTTTTGTACTtcgattattttattattttgttgtagtgattGTTCAGCATACCATGTTATTCTTTCACTTTTGTTACTTCTCTTTCTGAACTATTTTAGATTGTTTTTCCTTGAAATGATAATTTGTTCGGAAATAATTTCTCTATCTCTGAGATAAGATAAGGTACTACTCTCAGCATACCTCACTTTATAggataattaaatgaaaaagcACATAGTATGTATTCCTCAACCAAGCATACCTCACTTTATAGGATAATTAAATGTAAAAGCACATAGTATGTATTCCTCAACCAATATCACACACCAAGTGTTCAACATGTCTCCATGCTCAAATTAAATCGATATCATAATATCAAAGAATTAATTGAGCGTAATATATGCTCTCTTGTCTTAAGTTAAGGGTACGATAAGTGACGCATACAATGGACAAGCACTATATGCTACGAACAAAAACACTCGCATTGACGAGACCTCCCGTCCTTTGCATGCATAAAGCTAAGGCATTTGAGACacatttcattttaaaagaTGATGACTCAAAATTCCATCTTCACCTATATATATCTATAACCTACATTTCATATGGACCATCCAAAATTTTGAGTCTATGATCAattgtaaatttaaaaattcaatgcAACTTACTTGTTTATATATTAAGTGGATAATTTTGGATAAAAGCTagatttctttcatattttttttgagaaaatgtggaagaagaaagaaggtgCACGTGAGATCACATGCCGACCACCATTCAGCAGAGCTCTAGATAAGtaataaagaaatgaaaaaaggCCCATACGTAAACAGAGGTGACAAGTACGAGATCAACTGTCCGATTACTGAGGCCAAAGGGAAAAAAAAGGTTTCTTTTGTCGATAGACCCACAGCCACATGACCAAGCTAGTGCTAGATAGTAGTAGCCAATAATATATTAGTAAATCTCAGAAATTCGGAAATGAGTTTTACTAATTCACTCTTCACCATATGAGGAATCGAAGGTATTAGGGGTCTTAAGtactaaaattagttaaattaacaTGATTCGCCCTAAAGTATTTAGCTACAACGGTAGCTCATCCATcaatttagttcattttgaCCTGttcaattcattttatttgaagGTTAGGCTACTTATGTGTTGTTCATTGtgatttgtcaatttttttagttgttttatgTAAAAAAGGGGGACATATTTCATGATTAAAAACATTATAAGAGTAATGTACCCTAACCCTTCCATTCTAACACTCGTAGTAGTGGAAAGTGCGCAGTTGAAACAACACATCAACCTTAGAGTTTAATTTAGTGTTCCTAGAAGAACGCACATAAGGTCAAAATAATAATGGATCtgatttttattagaaaaataccACCTTCAGCAGATCGAAATATATTGTCATGAGAGTTGTATCTTTTTGAACTCCATCTCGTAGTGTCAAGTTGCCTAGTTGGATCCATTACTTGTTAAAATCTCCCTCCCAGAAACTATGATTCTCTTGGATTTTATGTAAGCCTTCTGCTTCAAAATAATGTGCACAAAGCGAGACAATTTACTAAAGCAGAAATTACACgattttttaggttttgataATTTCCGAATTTATAGAGTAAACTCAGGGAAAATAATTAGttgaaatcattaaaataaaaaataaaaaataaattaaagtttatCTAGCTATTATACAACTCAGGAAGTGGAACGATATTTAGTTATTTGGCAGTGTATTTCATACTAGTTAAGGGTTATAATGCTTGCAGAGTTCAACAAGATAGAGTTTAGAGCAAATTTTGAGGAATATCAGACATTAAAACCATTATGGCACtttatagttatagttttgCGGTTTGCTATGAAGCTTCTCATTTGTATAAATCGCTGTCATCTGATTCGCAAgcatttaatttgtataaaattcagcgattatatatgtatatcgataagataattgtatatatgtaactatTGTGTATATATGTCGAtgattgtgtttgtatatctgcataaatttgaatttgtatacaattaaATCGAGTtaacatatttgtatttgtatctCAAATTTCTCTATCgctttatataaacacaaattgtacgttgtattttgtataatttgtgtttgtattaagtgagaaaggcaaaaaaaaattagcaggGAAAGATTTGTACTTGCATAAtaataagtgtatagaacgaagagatatgtatttgtatatataagcAACCAATAAGGTGGTGAGCGAGATTTAGGAGAGAGATGCAAATGACAAAGTTTATTGcgaattagaataaaatatatattttaaattaattatttgttataataCACAATTCTTTCTCCCTAGGTCGTATGCTATTTAAACGGACAGTTCACTGACATGTTTAACAGATGTGAAATGCCTGAAACTATATATTGCTGATCACATATCTTATCGATTCAGCCCATGGATCAAAGGAGGGCCCATGTAGTCGTAGCCAGCCCACGGAAATAAGAGACGACACCAtcttaaaatacaaatattttctatGCTACCAACTACTAATTATTTCAATCctgttttatttaaataaaaacattcaCTCGCTTTTAATGatgaccaaaaaaataaaaatatatttgtcatATTGGAGTGGCAATGAAGGAAAGCCACATAGGAATGCTAGTTAGCATCCattaattatttccaaaatatataatacttgtaaaataGTAGTAATTGTCGGGCCAAATTGAATTGAACAAGCAAAAATGAGGCGTGAGGTTCGTCGTGGCACTATTGGGCGTTACGTTACATCAacccaaattaaaaaattaacgCCACAAGTCTCCTCGTCTTTTCTCTCTCTCCATTAAAGAACGCTCTTTCTTCCTTTCCCACCTTATGAATTAtgtgatataatttaattttgacacgaaacttaaaataaaaaagaaaaaaaaattaaaacttatagtttaaaataaattttagatatttatgtgactaaaaatcatttcttcattgataaaataaatattttaaaattaagctATTACTGAATATAAAAACATGTcattctttattctttttggGGCCgagtgaaaagaaaaataaatcaaataaattaagacAAAAGAGAATATTACTATAAAAAGGGATgtttgactattttatttttttattacatctttataataaatattaactcaatttatcattatttttaacaGAAAGTCAACATATATGTTATAGATGATTCATACATATGTTATGCATTGACCAGATATTTTTAGTTCTTAAGATTTTGAAAGGCTTAAGCATGGAATACCACGACTTGAGATTTCATCTccttatatatatttacataataacaAGGCAATATAGTTAACTAACTATATTTTATTCTATAAACCTAAAGAATGAAagacataat
This window of the Solanum pennellii chromosome 2, SPENNV200 genome carries:
- the LOC107010462 gene encoding putative calcium-binding protein CML19, whose protein sequence is MAECKQHQRLFDRFDENRDGKISAEELQQCVHLIGKDMSYEEAKAAVEHNDTDNDGLLDFEDFVRLIEGGSEEEKAHELKEAFKMYEMEGCGCITPESLNRMLSRLGESTTIDECRGMICRYDIDGDGLLNFHEFEIMMRC
- the LOC107010461 gene encoding protein LYK2, producing the protein MIVAFQFWAFVFFFLFITLSALGEDLLSCDSKSPSASGYRCDRNVHLLQCGTFGILRTNSLYDSLFNLSSYLGINQYLLREANGFSPDTEFLATDQPLIIPLDCKCIGGFFESELRKTTTKGESFYSIAQSLEGLTTCKAIQEKNPNVTPWGLSEKTLLSIPLRCACPSPQEISLRTKLLLSYPVKQGDTIAALAISFNTTVDRIIDVNRRSQGASFRTNGLSPASTLLIPLEGKPKLGSFTKPQQPNLGYPAASVASSKIHKKKTKMRMMRVYIAVALVVFVAIVALPAVFLFYFLKRKGDILSKERDTELQKLSLSVRTTSEKKVSFDGSQNDLDGQIIDATPHKLFVETYTIEEIKKATEEFDSSNLIQDSVFHGRISGKNLAIKQMETSNISKIDFGLFNDAIHHHPNIIRLLGTCVTEGPDSFLVFEYAKNGSLKDWLHGGLAMKNQFIASCDCFLTWNQRLRICLDVATALQFMHHIMDPVYVHRNIKSRNILLDEEFKAKVGNFGMARCVEDDVAKGYLAPECLKQQIIAPSIDIFAFGVILLEVLSGQTPIRIRNVTEGEDEVALSEKMKVILESENADELREWVDSALGENYSFDAAVALANLARACVEEEPSLRPNAGEIVKKLSRLVEEKLLEGEEQLIISESSCKPLFKAEATSTTM